A window of Phycodurus eques isolate BA_2022a chromosome 5, UOR_Pequ_1.1, whole genome shotgun sequence contains these coding sequences:
- the cep41 gene encoding centrosomal protein of 41 kDa isoform X1, whose product MSLYRGIGGDQYMRKRIPKNAKYQHIKTKLDTGVSLTKYLERLEEIKQHYKFNKGEIFKRFKVTTFAELILQVASVSDLNECVSGDSFHCLHDGGSGDGSNMIVVKDKSDHANGMLEPEDAVQSQKQSQTVRSTLLSVINGVGELNMNSDKIQAACAHTDMDTEKPYPDCPYLLLDMRERDLYDQCHLITAHSFPIAMLSQTMNPYTKEVLEYKNAKDKIIIVYDEDERIASQAATSMCQRGFENLFLLSGGLKVVAQKFPEGMTTGPLPASCLPAAVPSKWRKCAPPPPPPLMQVAGRRWRFTADELARIEGQLENIAMMGSSKKHSTSAMPYHDTVSRYRHRVIIEEGIRTSKHQNGHFHLRFDSLQLRVNTIHS is encoded by the exons ATGTCGCTCTACAGGGGCATCGGCGGCGACCAG TACATGAGGAAACGGATACCAAAGAATGCCAAGTATCAGcacatcaaaacaaaactgGACACAG GAGTTAGCCTCACCAAGTATTTGGAGCGCCTGGAGGAGATTAAACAAC actacAAGTTCAACAAAGGTGAAATCTTCAAGCGTTTTAAAGTGACGACATTTGCAGAGTTG ATACTTCAAGTGGCGTCAGTGTCGGATCTCAATGAATGTGTCAGCGGTGATTCGTTTCACTGCCTTCATG ACGGCGGCAGCGGTGACGGCAGCAACATGATAGTGGTTAAAGATAAGTCGGATCACGCCAACGGCATGTTGGAGCCCGAAGATGCGGTGCAGAGTCAGAAACAAAGTCAGACCGTGAGGTCCACATTGCTAAG CGTGATCAACGGCGTTGGCGAGCTGAACATGAACAGTGACAAAATACAGGCGGCCTGCGCGCACACGGACATGGACACTGAAAAGCCTTACCCGGATTGTCCCTACCTGCTGCTGGACATGCGTGAGCGTGACCTCTACGACCAGTGCCACCTTATCACAG CTCACAGTTTTCCCATCGCAATGCTGTCTCAGACCATGAACCCCTATACCAAGGAAGTACTGGAATAT AAAAATGCCAAGGATAAGATCATCATCGTGTACGACGAGGACGAGCGCATCGCGAGCCAGGCAGCAACCAGCATGTGCCAGCGAGGATTCGAGAACCTCTTCCTGCTCAGCGGAG GTCTCAAAGTGGTCGCTCAGAAGTTCCCCGAAGGCATGACGACGGGCCCCCTGCCTGCCTCCTGCCTGCCCGCCGCCGTGCCGTCCAAGTGGAGGAAGTGCGCCccgccgcctccgccgccaTTGATGCAGGTGGCGGGGCGAAGATGGAGGTTCACCGCCGACGAGCTCGCCAGGATTGAAGGCCAGCTGGAGAATATCGCCATGATGGGCAGTAGTAAGAAACACTCGACAAGTGCCATGCCATACCATGATACCGTATCACGTTACAGACATCGCGTGATAATTGAGGAAGGAATACGCACATCCAAACATCAAAATGGTCATTTTCATTTACGGTTCGATTCTCTCCAATTAAGAGTCAATACGATTCACTCGTGA